The sequence GCCTAAAATGTAAAGGCAAAACACTTCactatttaaattaaatgtgacaAATAACTTAACAAATTCCCCCCCGACTATCTACTTTCTAACCACAGTGGTTATGTCAAATCAAGCAACTAATAAAATTACACGAGTTTCCGGATAATTATTTAGCAATGGCTGGCTATGTTAGCATTAGCTTTGATCCTCAAGCTCACTTCGGGCGCTTTCCCTCCGGGATTtactgtcctctctctgtcgcGTCGCCTTAACTCCGGCACCCTGACCCTTCCGTTAAAAAATAAGGTCTTAGCGTTACTGTCAGTTTCCTTAGAAAGTTAGATTTTTCAGGTTTCTTACTGAAAACCTGCTGCGGTCGGTCAACACCACCTCTCGGTAGGTTCACTTGACTCAATCCGCGCGCGGCTGACTGGAAACCGGCTGAAAGGGGGAGGGGGCGTTGACGTGCGCGTGCGCCTTTGACCCACTAGTGAGCGCGCGTACGTGGAATAATGTTTGCATTGAATCGATGTAATTTGATCAATCCTACTTTATCTCTGATATAAACAAGAATGGATGGTATCTGTACACGTGGCAGTtgccacacaaaacaacactgttgttttgtttacaaagATTACCTTGCTATTTATTTACTCCGcctttttatgtgtatgtttctgttgcttgctttaatatttttcatttcattcatgaaTTCATCTGTAACTTATAATAAGGGCAGCCAATCACCCGACCGAGTAAAAAAGGCTTTGTGGACGAGTCTATACTCCAGTTATTACGGCTGGAAGCTGCAGACAACATGGCTGCCTCCGTAAAGAGCATTTGTGTAATGTAGCAGGAGTTTTGAAATTTTCCCAAGGATCTTGATCTTTCCTTAAATCTAACTTTCTTCTACCAGAAACCTGGAAATTAAACAAAGGACCGCATTCGTCATCTGCCAAGGAAACCGTATGTATCTTTAATACATGAAGTGATTTATTAGTTGCAGTGGACCTATACATATGTACAAATGCagtactgtactgcactgttAAATGAACTCAGTGTTCTACTGAGCctgttttaataaaacattttccttgAAGTTAGAACTCTATTTACTGTAATTACTGCTTTAACGAATAAGCCTTGGGCCACCATAGTTCCttgttcactgttttccttttatattattttgccCTTCACTGGGGTACTTAAGCAGCAGTATATAACGTAGCTATATCGCTCAATTACCTGTCAGGCCTAATGTGACAAAATGTTACACCTCTAAAGGAACCATATGAGTATGCATTACCTCTATACTTTTTATTACTCTTCATCTATACAATGGAGGACTTTTACTGTCCCATTGTGGTATCAAGCAGGTATTACATAATGGAggattaaagcagtttattctGAATTCTTAAGCCATTGTATTCAAATTTCTGACCATCTAACCTCAACTTTGATAGGTGTACATCTCACATGTTGGCAAAGAGGCCCCCCTCCCTGCAGAGTTTTCTGTCCCTGGTTTCCAGACGTGCCAGTCACCTTGCGAGACAGCAGTATGATGTCATTGTGGTGGGTGGGGGTCATGCAGGGACAGAGGCGGCGGCCGCAGCAGCCAGAGTGGGAGCTGAGACACTCCTGGTgacacataaaataaacaccATTGGTGAGAGAAAGGGCTTTGATCAAAAAGGAGCAGTTCACGCTATACATTCACCTATTGGTGATTTTGGTGTGAGCAAGCAAAAGTGAACTTTTCGTATGTCagaatgaataaacaaacagtcGATTCTTAGCTTTTCATTGTCTTTTCCCCCTCACATTTCACTAGGTGCTCTGTCCTGCAACCCATCTCTGGGTGGAGTAGGGAAGGGCCAGCTTGTGAAGGAGGTAGATGCTCTGGATGGGCTATGCGGTCGAGCAGGAGACTGGGCTGGGATCCATTTCTCCATCCTAAATCGTAGAAAAGGCCCGGCTGTGTGGGGCCCAAGGGCCCAGTTGGACCGCCAACGCTACCGTGAATTCATTCAGGTATTACatacacagatttaaaaaaaaaaagattctgtaGTTTTCTGTGTTCCGTTTAGCAGAATTTTTATTTGTGAATTAACTCTCTGTGTATTTGCCTACTGTTTCTGGCTCAGTCTGAGCTGCTGTCCACTCCCAGGCTGACGGTGTTGGAGGATtctgtggaggagctgctggtaACAGAACCAAACCCAGAGGAGCCTGGACAACACAGAGTTACAGGGATACGTTTGGGTAGGCAGCAAAAGATAACTGTCTGTCAATGTTTACCTTAACTATTTTTATCCTGCCATTACAATTAGGGTTTAAATGGTACTGAATGTACAGTCAGAGGGATTAGTAGactaatgataatgataaccatgatttattaaatcatttatcaagttgttgttttttttgtaactctattaaatcagtttttttgtgCTATTTGTGACATTTACTCAATTTCTACATTATTACAAATTTCTTTAGAAAATCTGGACTTAATCAGCTTATGATCCTTTTGCACTTCTTTAAACATTTTCCCAGCAAATGGAAGCCAACCTATCTCAGCCAGCTCTGTCATTCTCACCACTGGTACTTTCTTGTCTGGCTCCCTCTTCGTGGGCCAAACCACGTCACCCGGGGGTCGGATTGGAGATGCTCCATCGAGTGCTGGGCTCTCCCATACACTGAGGAAGAGGCTAGGGTTAAGGATAGGCAGACTGAGGACTGGTACTCCTCCCAGGATTGTGAAGGATTCAGTAGATCTTCGCCTTGCTGAGATTCATCCCCCTGACAGTCATCCAACGCCATTCAGCTTCCTTAATACACAACCACGCTGCAAGGTAAAGTTTGTGTACTCTTACCAGGCACTTCCTTTATTTCATTAATGATCTTGGTTTTGTCAGCAAAGGACTTCTACATAATGTTCTTTTGTCAGTGTCAAGTGTCCTTTCTAATTAATGAATGctttattttcaaatgaaacacTCTGAAGCCCGAGGATCAGCTGCCTTGCTACCTGACCAATACTACTCCTGGTGTGGAGAGAGTGGTGAGGGAGAGTCTTCATCTCAACTGTCACATACAGCAAGACACCAAGGGtccaaggtacacacacacacacacacacacacacacaaacaaacaaacacattatgtaaatgttagATATCTATTAAAAGGAATGACTAACTAAGGCTTTGTCTCTGTCAGGTACTGCCCCTCCATTGAATCACGAGTGCTTCGCTTTCCAGGCCGGGCGCACCAGGTGTGGCTGGAGCCTGAGggagtgacctctgaccttttgtACCCACAGGGTCTATCCATGACCATGCCCCCTGACACGCAGCTCCGCCTCATTAGAGAAATCCCCGCCATGCACAGAGCTGAGATCCACACACCTGGTAATAATGACCTGAATCCTTTGATCTAAAAGTGATTTGCAGCGCATCTAAAAGCAGAGACGTCTAAATAATACCTGTCAGCGATACAATGATACAGCATGCCTACCCTCAACCCTGAAACTACAGGCTACAGCTCAGTCAACACTTTACCAATGTAAAAGTTTTTAATGTGAGATGTACAGCACAATGAAATTTACTGCTTGTCTGCACAATAGTTTATGGATCTGACAGTCAAACATCTCAgtgaatgttttttgtattttccaggTTATGGTGTGCAGTATGACTTTGTGTGTCCCACTCAGCTGAGCCCTGCCCTGCAGGTGAAAAGCACTCAAGGTCTCTTCTTGGCTGGACAGATCAATGGAACAACAGGGTATGAGGAGGCTGCTGCACAGGtacctgtttttttaaatatatttagcaGTTAAGAgtcataaaacataaaatcaccTTTGTAATaatttccctcttttctcacACTGTATATGAATCACACTGAAACAGATTTCTGTAACAGCAGAAACTATTCAAACCTAAGGAAAATGTTTTCCTGTCCATGCAGGGGCTGTGGGCAGGTGTGAATGCTGCCCGCTGGGCGCTCTCCATGCCCCTGGTGGCGTTGTCTCGCACAGAGAGTTATATTGGAGTTCTCATTGATGATCTGGTGAGCCGAGGCGTTACGGAGCCCTATCGCATGTTCACCAGCCGGGCTGAGTTTCGAACCTCTTTGAGGCCGGACAACGCTGACCTCCGCCTCACTCTGAAAGGTAGGTATCATGTCTGGGAGTTAGCAGCCTGATTttcaaaactttaaataaacatattttgtatCAAACATCTCCTGAAAGCAATGGGAAGCAATGGGAATTCCTGTACTGTGTATCATAATATTGGACTATTGGGCAGTAGCGCCCAGCCCTTGTGTGTCTCTATGTGCATATCGAGCTTTCTTGTGTGTAGTTACAGCCCAATAATACAGTTTTAACCTACGTTCATTTAGAAAAACAGACCCTTTTCTGCTATTTAAGtggttttaaaattatttatatcTAGTTCTGCTAAGGTTAAAAAAAGAGTTGGATGAATTTTCTGACACTTATTCTTTTAGACAGTTGTTCTACTGTCTACTACTGTCTTTTagtttttctcctctcataAACATTCTCTCTGTCAGGGTTTGAGGAGTTGGGATGTGTGTCCTCCTTGCGCTACCGGGAGGCCGTGAGAGTGAGGGACAGTCTGCAGGAGGCACTGACAGCCCTTCAGgctctcactctgtcctcccCCAAATGGAGAAAAAAGCTGCCCAACATCCGTATGAGTGAGAACAAGAATACGCTTCTGACGTGAGTGACAAATATGTGGAATCACCAGTGTAATGGATAATGTCTGCCCAGctgaaaatgtctgacttttcatttgtaGTCAGCTATAGGTCCTGACTGTTGCTGCGCGGCTTCTTTTTCAGTGGTGTGGATCTGCTGCAGTACAGCGACGTGTCCTTTGAAATGTTGGAATCTGTCTTCCCAGAGTGCCTTTCACCTTACGCAGAATTTGCACAAAGACTCAAGATAGAAGGTAAAAGGTGATTTTGGCATTTTGAGGCGACAAGGAAGGAGAATCTTGCCTTAAAATGTTGCATTGCTATTATGGCCTTATAAGCTAGCATAAAATAGTTCATTCTTTCTCAGTAAAACATTTCTCCTGTCTGTCATGTAGCTGTGTACAGGCCTCACTGTGACCTCCAGAAGAAAGAGATTGAGAGAATTCAAAAGGAGGAGAGCATGGCTCTCCCACAGGACCTCGACTATCTCTCTCTGCCGGTGTCACTGTCTCAGGAAGTCAGAGAGATTCTGGACAGAGTTCGACCCAGCACTGTGAGTCTGAACTTTCACAGTAGAGTAGCAGAAGAGCCTATATTTTGGTCAGCTCTTGGGTAAATTAAATTAACTCTTGCACTGTTACACAGAAATGAAATTTATCTACAACTAATATTGTGCTTTATCCTCCAGCTGGGTGCTGCTACACGTTTACAAGGTATAACTCCTGCTGCTGTAGTCAATCTCCTACGCTACGTCTGCCACACGGGACTAAAGGAAAGAAGACCACacagaaaccagccagaccaaaAGGACGAGAGAGAAGAGGAGCTGAATGCAAGAAATGCATCTCTACCTCAATGACAGGATGACTCAAAAACTGTCttgtaaaaatgtatgtattcctgaaaatgtacaaaacacataaattaaGGTATTTCAGGGtgatacagtatgtacagttttCATGCTTTACTTAAGAAAGATGCCTGTTTATATTGTAAAAAAACTAAGCAAAAATAAAGCCCTAATAcgttcatttaaattcattcataTAAAACTTGTCCTCAAATTAAGAAGCTCTCAAAACGTCTCTAACAACTCCACTGTTACCTTCAGTGTGAAGAATTCTACCTAGTGAAGAATTCTAATCCTGTTAGCAACATGACTGTGAACAGCATTAAACTCCATGTGACCTTCTCAGTGTCACTGCCGTTAATAACAACATGCCCATCCAGCTCAGCTTTGCCTCTAGTGAAGAAACCAAAGGGAAACTTCCAGTCAGGCTGCGGCAAGCCCCTGGGGGGTCCTGGGTAAACTGTAGTGTCTGCAAACATCACTTCGGTGGTTAGAGCGAGAGGGGACGACACCGGACACTGaagcaaagagaggaggagagaagtttgacattttcatatttatgaaaaaaatgtgttgcacAGAAGAgcaaattttttaaaactttaaagctTCTGTTTACCTTGAAATTTTGACACTTGAAAATGTATTTGGCCCCCAGGATGTATTTCTGGGGAAGGTCTAAGAGACCCTGGCAAGCCCATAGCActtggacagagagagatttgGGAAGGAGGCAGCCTGATTCGCATGTTTCCTGTGAGGGGAAACAAAGTAAACAGTTGCGAAAAGGGGaataaaaacagctgtgatTCAGTCTTCTGATTTTCAGGTCCTACCGCACACAGGCCCGACTTTGTCAGGTCAGTGGTCACGTAAAGTTTCAGataatccaaaaacacaacccTCAAAGTAATTAAACTGTGTTCCTTAAATACTTTAGATTCCTGTTTCAGCTGTACCTGCAGGCTGACTGGACACTCCTGGGTGATGACTCTTGTCCAGCTCAGTTGGGAGCCTGAGTTCATGGCAATCTCATCAGGAGTAGCAAGCCCCTGCAAGATCCCATAAATCTGGGACCGCAGCTCTGAACAGTCTCTAGATGGGGACCTAGACAGCAGATGGAGACAGTGAAATGACTCGTGGACAATGAATTAAAACTCCATCACTTCTTCATGCACAAAACAGCAGTTAAAACTAGAGACGATAGTGCTGAAGCAAAATAGAGTGGCTTCACCTGAACGTGCAGCCAGTGATGGTGTTGTGTGTGAAGAGGATGGGTGCTCGTTCGCTGGGGTCAGAGGAGCACTCCCCACTCTGTGACACCTTCAGCATGGTCAGCTAACTTCACTGTCAAGGAGCCATGATGCATGATTGACCTCTAAGCACACTAGGTAAACAAAAATAGAACTTAACAACTTAAGGGGCAAAAGTTCAAGATATAGATGGTGAGGATACAGGTGTCACGTCTCCATTAAAGCGACCAATGAGTGGAGATCCCACCCTGAGTCCAACTGCAGGGATTGCTCCTTGTGGACTGGGGCTGGGTGTGGCCAGCTGGAAAAGACAAATGGCattaatgtcagtgtttggaTCAACATTACGGATATTTAATGCCTTTGGCTTTAATGGGCTACCTGGAACTGCACAgagtgtgtctgcagcagcaaCTGATTTGGATCCACATCAGCTAAGACTACGTTCACAGTTGCATATGTGAGTTCTCCTCTGCCTGTGTATCCTATAACAAACTCCACCTACAGGACAGTCAGAGAAGGCAGGGTTGGGTTTGATATTTCATCATGATTTTAAATACATGTGATTTAAGACATTTATGTAGCTGCTCACCTTTTTCACCACATTGACACAGGAGCTGTTTTGTTGG comes from Toxotes jaculatrix isolate fToxJac2 chromosome 21, fToxJac2.pri, whole genome shotgun sequence and encodes:
- the mto1 gene encoding protein MTO1 homolog, mitochondrial, with amino-acid sequence MLAKRPPSLQSFLSLVSRRASHLARQQYDVIVVGGGHAGTEAAAAAARVGAETLLVTHKINTIGALSCNPSLGGVGKGQLVKEVDALDGLCGRAGDWAGIHFSILNRRKGPAVWGPRAQLDRQRYREFIQSELLSTPRLTVLEDSVEELLVTEPNPEEPGQHRVTGIRLANGSQPISASSVILTTGTFLSGSLFVGQTTSPGGRIGDAPSSAGLSHTLRKRLGLRIGRLRTGTPPRIVKDSVDLRLAEIHPPDSHPTPFSFLNTQPRCKPEDQLPCYLTNTTPGVERVVRESLHLNCHIQQDTKGPRYCPSIESRVLRFPGRAHQVWLEPEGVTSDLLYPQGLSMTMPPDTQLRLIREIPAMHRAEIHTPGYGVQYDFVCPTQLSPALQVKSTQGLFLAGQINGTTGYEEAAAQGLWAGVNAARWALSMPLVALSRTESYIGVLIDDLVSRGVTEPYRMFTSRAEFRTSLRPDNADLRLTLKGFEELGCVSSLRYREAVRVRDSLQEALTALQALTLSSPKWRKKLPNIRMSENKNTLLTGVDLLQYSDVSFEMLESVFPECLSPYAEFAQRLKIEAVYRPHCDLQKKEIERIQKEESMALPQDLDYLSLPVSLSQEVREILDRVRPSTLGAATRLQGITPAAVVNLLRYVCHTGLKERRPHRNQPDQKDEREEELNARNASLPQ